aaatagaaaagggATAATTCAGGATATTATATAGTGAAATATATTCTTGATTTTCTCTCTAATTTGAAGGCATTCCCGTGAGCTTAGGCGAAGGAAAGATTACACCATATCTAGTAGTACTTGTAAAACAGAGATTCTTGATTTTCCATTCACGTGAGTTTAATTAGGCGAAGGAAAGATATTTAAAAGtatgataataaaaaaatcaaaaaacgaaatccatgatttttgggtaTCGTCACCTTTCCAGGGcaaataaaagaaatatttcAACGAACTTTTCGCGTGCCTTgttatctcacaaatataatttgttttaatccatatctccatatatagatagatatagatACCCTTCGTatatcacaaatttaaataatcgtAATTTTGTGGTAGATTATTATTTTCAGTAGGTGGTGTTGATTTGGGACAAGACTTACAATCCAGGTTTGTTCTCCGGTAATCTCTATTCCTGCAATTTACTAATGTTTTTGTATGATTAAAAAAGCAAACCCATTGTCCTCGAGATTTCTAGATCAAAAAAGGTTAGGTTTCTCAGGCTTatagaatatatatatgttggttTGGTAGACTGTCACACTAGCAATCCCAGCCACCGCAGTCGAACTATTCCGgtgtatatattttaatttcaatctgattaaatattgtttttaaaattttcagctACTTATGATTGAAATATTTTGTGCATGATGATctgaaaaatattgaagaataaaatataGATCCTGCCGATATGatcaaaaaattttgtttttattttcatgTAACCAATATAGAAAAGTAACTTTtaggactttttttttttccctcttgTATTTCAAATCTACGTCCGACTATAGACTCTTCTACAGTATTGAAGTTATCTCACAGTACAGTCTATAAACATTAAGTTATTCACAGCAGTGCAGTTATTTCCATGGCTAGGAGAACTCGAGTGCCCGCGATTGGAATCGATTTGGGCACCACTTATTCATGTGTGGCCGTGTGGCAACACAATCGCGCTGAGGTCATACCCAATGATCTGGGAAATCGCACAACGCCTTCTTATGTAGCTTTTAGTGAAACCGAACGTCTCATCGGCGATGCGGCCAAGAATCTTGTCGCCATGAACCCAACCAACACCGTTTTTGGTGAGAGAATATTACTATTATCATTATCATTCCCCTGTTTCAATCTTCATAGATATGAATATTTAtaatggtttttttttatttatatcccTTGTGTTTTCTATGTTTCTTTCACTAATATAATTGGACGTCATAAATGCATCAAAAACTTATCAGTTGGTATGATTGATTTTGCAGATGCTAAGAGGTTGATAGGTCGAAGATTCAGCGACCCTTTGGTCCAGAGTGATAAGGAACTCTGGCCTTTCCAAGTCGTTTACGGCCTTGACGATGAACCCATGATTGTTGTCAACTACAAAGGCGAGGAGAAGAAGTTTGTGGCCGAAGAGATTTCTTCGATGGTCCTCGCCAAGATGAAAGAAACCGCGGAATCTTTTCTCGGATTAACAGCAGTGAAAGACGCAGTTATTACGGTGCCGGCCTATTTCAATGATTCCCAAAGGCAAGCAACCAAGGATGCTGGAACCATTGCTGGGCTTAACGTCTTGCATATCCTTGTCGAACCAACCGCGGCAGCCATTGCATATGGTCTGGACAAGAAGTTTAGCTGCCCTGTTGAGAAGAAAAATGTGCTTATTTTCGACCTCGGTGGTGGCACCTTTGACGTGTCCATTCTCAGTATGGAGAAGAGTGTGTTTAATGTCAAGGCCATTGCTGGTGACACCCACCTCGGAGGAGAGGATTTCGACAACAGGATGGTTCACCATTGTGCTCAAGAGTTCAAGAGAAAGCACAAAAGGGATGTGAGCTTAGACCCCCGGGCGTTGAGGAGGTTGAGGACATCTTGCGAGAGGGGGAAGAGGAATCTATCTTCGGCGACTGAAATAACCATCGGAATCGATTGTTTGCATGATGGAATCGATTTTCACTACAAAATAACTCGTGCCAAGTTCGAGGAAATCAACATGGATCTGTTCAAGAAATGCATCAAACATGTGGAGGAGTGTTTGGCCGATGCCAAAATGGACCGGAGAAGTATCCACGACGTGGTGCTTGTAGGCGGATCTACTAGAATCCCCAAGGTTCAACAAATGCTGCAAGATTTCTTCGACGGCAAGGTGCTGTGCAAGAGCATTCATCCCGACGAGGCGGTCGCTTGTGGTGCAGCCATTCAAGCAGCAGTCTTGACTGGCCAAGGGAATGCAGATGTTCGTGATATCGTGCTATGCGAGGTCACGCCTTTGTCCCTAGGAGTGCATGTCAAAGGAGATACTATGAGTGTAGTAATACCAAGAAACACCACTATTCCTACCAAGAAAGAGCAAATATACATGACAGGAAATGACAATCAAACCACTGCACTCATCCAAGTGTTCGAAGGAGAAAGGGCGAAAACGACGGACAACAATTTGTTGGGTACGTTCGAGTTCATTGGCATTCCACCTGCTCTAGTGGGAGTAAGTCAAATACACATTTGCTTTGAAATCGACGTGAATGGGATCCTGAATGTTTCTGCCGAGAATAAACAAACCGGGAGCAAAAACAGCATCACAATCTTGAATGACAAAGGCAGGTTATCCAGTGAAGAGATGGAGAGGATGTCGCGAGAAGCCGAGCTTTTCAAGGCGGAAGACGAGCAACATAGAAGGAGAGTTGAGGCCAAGAATGCTCTTGAAAACTATATCAACAATATGAAGAGTAAAGTGAAACATGACATGAATTTTACTTTGAATTTGACATATTCAGACAAGAAGCAGATTGAAGTTGCGATTGAGAAGGCTAATCTGTGGTTAGAAAGCAACGAACTCGCCGGAGAAGACGAGTTGAAGGATAAAATGAAACAAGTAGAGAGTATCGTCATTGCAAGTATGCATTCTGGTTTCAGGGGTCCTAGGATTGATGAGGTTGAGTGAAGTTCTAATTAAGTACTTTATTTCTGAGTGTTTTGGAGACTTTATTTTATCAAAGTTGATTGATTTTATTCAGGGAGAACAATGGATTTGAATCATCAAGATTTCGAAGTTTAAGTTCGGTAGTCTTGATTTTTAGTTTTCAGTTGTTTTAGACAGTGTTTGTTATATAACTTCTAACAAACAATTTTTTAGTTTTTCCAACGTAAATTTCACAAACTCTCAAAATTTTGTAAAGGAAAAACaaaaaatgatttctaaaaGCTCAATCAACTCTCTTAATCTTTGTATGAAGTGACATCTAGAACTTAGTAAAGTCTAAACATAAAACCAGTGTTTTCAAAACAGGACCGGTCATTGGTTCGATTCGAATCACTTCCAAAAACCGTTTTAATGATTGAACCGCTCGGAACCGGCCAAAAACCAGTCGAACCCGGCCAAGAACCGGCCCCACGAAccggttttcaaaaattttttattttttttaaaaattagtttttttaatttaaaattttaatttaatattttattatatataatataataaatgattatttgtatcttgaaatattatttttgtattattaaagttttttattgatttatttactttgaaaaatatatataactataattaatattttgaatatatttatatcgttatttatttttaaaactaggataaatatattttttgtctatttatatatatcttttaagttttaaaattaaaattaaaaatatattattaattatattatattatataaacggtttttcggtCTGACCGTCtggttaaaacggtccgaccgATTGGACCAATTTTTCGAAGTAGatcggttcgatcaccggttcGGTTATAAAAACATTACATAAAACTGACTGGATAAGTTAATGAACAAACAAAATATGTTTTGGTTTGATTTACTGTGCTTTTGGTTTTAGTTACAATTGGTCGACGGTTCAGTACGTTGGgtttaataatgataataataacaaaGCAAAACTTCTGGCACCTAATTAATTCTCACctatttgtttgggattttcagGTTATTGTAAATCTAGAAATCAACGGAGCCCAGCGTATATATATATGGACCAAATAACATCATTGATTTGGTCGTGATTTTCCATAAAATGGAGATTTTCAAGTGCTTGGTTTagttgaattaaatgttattagcCTAAATATGTAGAGTAATTACTTATTAGTTGAGAAAAAGTAACTAGATTGATGAAATAAGTTGGAATATGATAAATAAGACAAAGGTTCTATTTGGACGAGAAATTATAAAACGCTTTTATAAAAgcatttgttaaaaaaaatttataaaatgttttaaaaatttattttaagaataaatatgtgttgagacaattatttaaaaaaatacatgttCTAACATTTTAAAAGTTGttgtaaaaagtaaaaatttacagtaaaaagtaaaaactccaaaaattcaaaatatatcaaactctacacttcacaaaaaaattttctctctcaattcaattgtgattttctacacaaatggagagacctatttatagatctcatttgaAGATTAGTCCAAatattaatacatcatcatctacatcatcacacactaatttttcatattttacactcaatattcaacattcaacattcaactttaaataataataataatatcatattttcaaccctcccccttgtgatgataatcgtgatatgatgactgtctttattacgtgttttatactgcctcgttaaaaaccttactaggaaaaacctaatgggataaaaatcatagtaaggaaaaaataGTGCAGCCacataaactccccctcatgttaacacgagtgattcttcacatattctgTAGATTTTGCATCCcaatgctatatatatatatgctttctgaatattacCGTAGAAagcgcctttgtgaagagatctgatgagttctcacttgattgaatgtaacagatatcaatatctttattcttctcaagctcttgagtgtgagcaaagaactttggggagatatgttttgttctgtcacttttgatgtatccttatttcatttgagcaatacatgcaacaTTATATTCATACagcgtcacaggcttcttgtctactgataatccacaagaagtttggatatgttgtgtcattgatatTAGCTAAACACATTAACGACtcgcttcatgtagcgcaataatctcggcatgatttgatgaaattgttacgagtgtttgtttctgtgaacgccaagaaattgcagttcctccacgagtaaatacaaaTCCGATTTGGGAACGTGTCTTATGTGGATGAGATAAATATTCAGCATCAGCATaatcaatgatactttgattggtgtcttttgagtacaagaATCCCAAATCtatcgttcctcgtagataacggaatatatgtttaattttgttCCAGTGTCTCTTTGTTGTATATGAGCTGAAtattgccaataaatttacagcaaaagatatatcaggtctagtacaattttcaagatacataagggcaccaatgacacttagatatggtacttttagaccaagaataacttcatcatcttcacatggacggaatggatcattttctatatttaatgatctaacaaccattggagtacttaatggattttatttatccatattaaattGTTTAAGgaccttttctgtataatttgtctggtgaacaaaaattccacattctttttgtttgaTTTACAAACCCaaacaatacttggtttttccaagatccttcatttcaaattcttccttcaagtacatcataacttctcgaatttttttatacgttccaatgatgtttaaatcatcaacatatacaacaataattacacatccggatgtttttttattgatgaaaacacaagggcatattggatcatttacatatccctttttcatcaagtgctcgcttagccgattataccacattcggccggattgcttcaacccatataatgatctttgcaatttcacagaataaagttctctgggttttgaactttgtgcttcaggcatcttaaatctttcagggattttcatgtatatatcactatcaagtgatccgtataagtaagttgtaacaacatccataagacacatttccaaattttcagacactgccaaactaatcaaatatcgaaacgtaattgcatccataacaggagaatacgtttcttcataattaaTTACAGACCTTTGAGAAAAACATTGTGCAataagtctagctttatatcttattatttcatttttctcatttcgctttcgaataaaaactcatttgtatccaacaggttttacaccttcaggtgtgaggactataaatccaaaaacattacgtttatttagcgaatccaattcaacctggatgacatatTTTCATTTTGCCCAATTAtgccgagttttacattcaccaaaagattttggttcatcaTCTTCATTCTCATATATGAtttcacatgccacattataagaaaatatctcatcaatatcttctatatctctTCGGTTCCATATtgttccagtattaatataattgatagagatttcacgattctcgtcagtttgtggttctgacagaatattttcatcatcaggtgtttcttctgaaACATAATTTTCAATTTTGTGATCATCGTGTTTGTCTATGCATTTTCTTTTCCGATGATTTTTATTCTTGGAACcgattggccttccacgcttcaagcgttttatgacatcatgagtgtctttaatttgtttctttggcatttcaattcgagcaggggaatttacagcaggtatatatgattttgttacccatttgtgtctgcaaatgcatctggcatttgatttgcaattctttgcaagtgcacaatttgctgtacatctttctcacattgtttggtcattggatccaaatgtaacaatgatggtacataccaagtgatttctttttcgatgtgtttcttttatccccctaacattgggaagatttcttcattaaaatgacaatcagcaaaacgtgatgtaaacacatcgcctgtctgaggctcaagatatcgaatgattgatgtgctatcataaccgatataaataacgatttttctttgaggacccatttttgatcgttgaggtggtgcaatagacacatacaccatacatgtagcaacccgacccggatccactacctaatcagagttaagagcataattaagcatgcattaaataaatcgctgcggaagagttaaatacaagtagaccggaaaaatacaaccggttaaacaaattcgattatacaacccaatcgaataacttaaataaaacctacagctaatcttgttgtcttcaagggtcactggcatctccaagctcctggtgctcaatcctgcacctaaacctgccccgtcgaatgaggtgtccagatacacagaaaagactggacgtgagctctaagctcaatacgcaaatacggataaacatacaaatatgatgcatgcaaatgacaggatatccatatcagggataactgtatacaaactgctcagactggctcctgggatatgagctcgtcacatcgggatagctaaccactgtgtgcgaccacttaCTCTTGAATCTCggatgcggaccacggagtcctctaggtACCAGTACATAAGGGtcctcgatatcaaacgtccaaacagggctgagcaaccctaactggctcatctcaaaagatgtacagatgTATGAGCAtaagatgatatgtacatgccatatatcaataacaataacatgaaaacacataaatgcaacatataagcatgcatatccgctggaaatctcagtcactacttacgtaccttactacagacggtcctagtagtcccactctaggttccaagcctatcatcaactctacaatgcaatactcatgcatcatctattaggctttaaaagccttaactaagctattgcatactcctaaataatttaaggagactgAAACATACTAAAACTTCTAgtgaaatgtttttttttaaaataactctctaactataaaataataaatataaatatatatatgcccatacatatatatatcgtactaaaaaaataactttacttaatttaaaatacatatacagaataaatacaataaaagtactcgcatgcaattaaatacttaaaattaattactaaataatcattcataagatttccataataaaattcctaaatagtATTTCTTTCACCAAGATtaatgaaaacttagaaaataaatacttaaatctaaaatccatgcatatacggaaaatctataataataaaacatatgcggaaataaatgttctagtctcaacataaaattcatcttagagcaatggtcacgggttctagccgcctggatactcatacgccctcgccgccagtcggaaacacattaacttcattaatactctgctcacctgcaccatttaaatctagtgagtctagaggctcagcacgttctatccttatataacaaaatgaaaccacacacaagcacacatcatataaaatacgtgaatataaatatatgtgcatgatcttaaaattatatgcatataaacatgaaataacaTAATTATACTGAATTATCATAATACTAAACATGtatcatcatacttaataaatctcataaaataacttatcatgatttcttagttctcaacaggtcgtatccatgtcggtggcatcatactaagcgattgatcaatctataaaccaacgtacgtggagGTGGGAtatccacctctgtgctgccacttcaccagccctctcagctggattcataagctcatcatacaaaaacatcattaggaaggtcaccgggcccaggtatcccggcctccaaccacatcactttccaccttcacttcaacttccataaaatatattttttcttaacatgcatttaattaaacttatcataaaaattcttacatgatgcatgaacttaaaaattctcattatttctttatttcatgaaaattttgcccgtaaatatatatttaatttattttcttaaaaatcatacttatataactaataaaatacatgcattaattaaatatatatttacggaccctttttattttccatggacttgttcgagctgctgacccctTAGACTTGAACTCATAAAATTATAGACTGACCAAATAACTTAACTTATGCCCATTAACTTAGATTTTTAGCCCAAATATATTATTCAATATCATTAATACTTAACTTGACCCAATAAATTTATTAAGTCcattaacaacttaatctggcccattaTTCTTATTTATCTAACCCAAATTCAAATATTCATaacttaaacatttaatcactaattaaaTTACCCgggcccaaaataaaataacccagACCCGTACCCATATGACATGACACTAAAACATCCTAACCCGACCCGGAACAACCCTGCCCGAGACCCTGACCCTACTGCCCGACTTGCCCTAAAACAGTACACACCACTTCCTTCAACTCTCTTCGCGTGGCAGCAGCACACCTTGGCCATTTTTGGGCTTTggccgcccagctccggccatcACTGGTCGGAGCCCCACTGACCCAAccttccccaaggtcttggggttctaaccaagCTGAAACCAGCACCTAACTCGAGTCCTACAGCCCGTACGAATTATTTTCCtaaaaccgctcaaactgcTCTCTATCATGTAGCAGTTCTAGTATTTGGCATATTTCGACCAACTCCGGCCACCAATGGCCGGAGCACCGGCACCAAAATCTTCCCAAGATCAAGGGACAAGTACCTGACTCAGCCCTGGTCCAAGCCAAGCCACTGCATTGCCCAATCGAACCCATCTTCTACAGAACCCAAATCTGTCCAGGTTTTTCTGCTCAACCACCTTCTGCACCAGCATACTTCCAGCTTTATCTAGCCACTTATATGGTCAAACCACACAGCCATTTTGACCCTAAGATACCCTCCTAGACCCAAGAACCATAAGGCAGCATTTCGAACCAGACCACGTCCAGAAACTTGCATAAACCGAACCAATATGTGCAAAAACGTGAGTTTCATGCATGAACTTAAATGTTTCCATTTCTAAATCACAAacacatgcaatatcagatctTGTATGCATAAAATCAgtgtaatataatttaaatggtgttcaagaagggAATCAAACGTGCCTTTATGAATACTTAGACGAAACGACGCAAACGACAAATATCGGGCTTgccgggacgaacggatcttccaaaaattccaaaaacttttaACGATCGGTTATGGGGTGGGTTTTCTGTTGAAGAAACGATGAAGGGAGTGGGAGAAGATTGAGGAGGCGGCTAGCAAGAAAACGTGAATGGAGTAGGAGGATTAGGGTAGATTTTTAAGATAATCTaggttttataaataaatagataattaGGATAAATA
Above is a window of Henckelia pumila isolate YLH828 unplaced genomic scaffold, ASM3356847v2 CTG_550, whole genome shotgun sequence DNA encoding:
- the LOC140873424 gene encoding heat shock cognate 70 kDa protein-like isoform X1; translation: MIKKANPLSSRFLDQKSAVISMARRTRVPAIGIDLGTTYSCVAVWQHNRAEVIPNDLGNRTTPSYVAFSETERLIGDAAKNLVAMNPTNTVFDAKRLIGRRFSDPLVQSDKELWPFQVVYGLDDEPMIVVNYKGEEKKFVAEEISSMVLAKMKETAESFLGLTAVKDAVITVPAYFNDSQRQATKDAGTIAGLNVLHILVEPTAAAIAYGLDKKFSCPVEKKNVLIFDLGGGTFDVSILSMEKSVFNVKAIAGDTHLGGEDFDNRMVHHCAQEFKRKHKRDVSLDPRALRRLRTSCERGKRNLSSATEITIGIDCLHDGIDFHYKITRAKFEEINMDLFKKCIKHVEECLADAKMDRRSIHDVVLVGGSTRIPKVQQMLQDFFDGKVLCKSIHPDEAVACGAAIQAAVLTGQGNADVRDIVLCEVTPLSLGVHVKGDTMSVVIPRNTTIPTKKEQIYMTGNDNQTTALIQVFEGERAKTTDNNLLGTFEFIGIPPALVGVSQIHICFEIDVNGILNVSAENKQTGSKNSITILNDKGRLSSEEMERMSREAELFKAEDEQHRRRVEAKNALENYINNMKSKVKHDMNFTLNLTYSDKKQIEVAIEKANLWLESNELAGEDELKDKMKQVESIVIASMHSGFRGPRIDEVE
- the LOC140873424 gene encoding heat shock cognate 70 kDa protein-like isoform X2, yielding MARRTRVPAIGIDLGTTYSCVAVWQHNRAEVIPNDLGNRTTPSYVAFSETERLIGDAAKNLVAMNPTNTVFDAKRLIGRRFSDPLVQSDKELWPFQVVYGLDDEPMIVVNYKGEEKKFVAEEISSMVLAKMKETAESFLGLTAVKDAVITVPAYFNDSQRQATKDAGTIAGLNVLHILVEPTAAAIAYGLDKKFSCPVEKKNVLIFDLGGGTFDVSILSMEKSVFNVKAIAGDTHLGGEDFDNRMVHHCAQEFKRKHKRDVSLDPRALRRLRTSCERGKRNLSSATEITIGIDCLHDGIDFHYKITRAKFEEINMDLFKKCIKHVEECLADAKMDRRSIHDVVLVGGSTRIPKVQQMLQDFFDGKVLCKSIHPDEAVACGAAIQAAVLTGQGNADVRDIVLCEVTPLSLGVHVKGDTMSVVIPRNTTIPTKKEQIYMTGNDNQTTALIQVFEGERAKTTDNNLLGTFEFIGIPPALVGVSQIHICFEIDVNGILNVSAENKQTGSKNSITILNDKGRLSSEEMERMSREAELFKAEDEQHRRRVEAKNALENYINNMKSKVKHDMNFTLNLTYSDKKQIEVAIEKANLWLESNELAGEDELKDKMKQVESIVIASMHSGFRGPRIDEVE